The following coding sequences are from one Candidatus Kinetoplastibacterium galatii TCC219 window:
- the rplM gene encoding 50S ribosomal protein L13: MKTFVAKPHEVMRSWFVIDAKGKILGRVASEVARLLRGKHKPEFTPHVDTGDFVVIINAADIVVTGNKARDKNYYRHTTYPGGIREISFEKMQQRFPGRVIQKAVKGMLPKGPLGYAMIKKLKVYAGSEHPHAAQQPIAREF, encoded by the coding sequence ATGAAAACCTTTGTGGCTAAACCGCATGAAGTTATGCGAAGCTGGTTTGTTATTGATGCCAAGGGAAAAATTCTGGGTCGTGTAGCCAGCGAAGTTGCACGCCTTTTGCGCGGAAAACACAAGCCTGAATTCACACCACACGTTGATACTGGCGATTTTGTTGTAATAATTAATGCGGCAGACATAGTAGTTACTGGCAATAAAGCTAGAGATAAAAATTATTATAGACATACTACATATCCAGGTGGGATACGTGAGATAAGTTTCGAAAAAATGCAACAGCGTTTCCCAGGCAGAGTAATTCAAAAGGCTGTTAAAGGTATGTTGCCTAAGGGGCCTTTAGGATATGCAATGATAAAGAAACTTAAGGTATATGCTGGCTCTGAGCATCCACATGCTGCGCAGCAGCCTATTGCTAGGGAATTCTAG
- the erpA gene encoding iron-sulfur cluster insertion protein ErpA yields the protein MDHDKFVSNTAKLIFTESAINKVRSLLEEECNPDLKLRVFVQGGGCSGIQYGFTFDESYDTEDTIIEKEGTSFLIDPVSLQYLFGAEIDYKDDIEGSQFVIRNPNAVTTCGCGSSFSV from the coding sequence ATGGATCATGATAAATTTGTTAGTAATACAGCTAAATTGATTTTTACTGAATCAGCTATTAACAAGGTAAGATCTCTTTTAGAAGAAGAATGTAACCCTGATTTGAAATTGCGTGTTTTTGTTCAAGGTGGTGGTTGTTCTGGAATTCAGTATGGTTTTACTTTCGATGAGTCTTACGACACTGAAGATACTATTATAGAAAAGGAAGGAACAAGTTTCTTGATAGATCCTGTGAGTTTACAATATTTATTTGGTGCTGAGATAGACTATAAAGATGATATTGAGGGATCGCAATTTGTTATTCGTAACCCAAATGCTGTTACAACTTGTGGGTGTGGATCTTCTTTTTCTGTGTAG
- a CDS encoding M23 family metallopeptidase — MFKRNTNKSDLPQSKILRIEQSLFDYEHRILKTNEDNLPYINETIVKKGDTLRGILQRLRVTNIDKLQNFIAKNTETNSIRKLLPGRQIQAATDLNGNLIWLRYLHTPYYNNNSDQVICKYLQIATNKECSYSVCEKTNYSERQIRVAFGVIKSSLFEATDHAGIPNFITIQMTNILSTKIDFPRDIRIGDQFRVIYELQMYNGLYLGSGKVLALEFKSNDRMHNAIWFDDDRKIEGGYYNFNGDSLKKTFLRSAIKFSRISSTFGKRVHPIRKTIVDHKGVDYVAPTGTPIYATAEGVVEFSGWQNGYGKVVILKHFNKYSTLYAHQSRIDPKIHKGKKVSQGQLIGYVGSTGWATGPHLHYELRINNKPVDPLSIKLPTSKKIDASIQKNFNSKVEFYKEQMRFLEKLQTESIKIAYSK, encoded by the coding sequence ATGTTTAAACGCAATACAAATAAATCAGACCTACCACAATCGAAAATTCTTCGAATCGAGCAATCTTTATTCGATTATGAGCATAGAATCTTAAAAACAAATGAAGATAATCTTCCTTATATTAATGAAACCATTGTAAAAAAAGGAGATACATTAAGAGGCATTCTACAACGTCTAAGAGTAACAAATATAGACAAACTGCAAAATTTTATCGCAAAAAATACTGAAACTAATAGTATTCGTAAATTGCTGCCTGGTCGTCAAATACAGGCTGCTACTGATCTAAATGGAAATTTGATATGGTTACGTTATTTGCACACTCCTTATTATAATAATAATAGTGATCAAGTCATATGCAAATACTTACAAATTGCTACCAACAAAGAGTGCTCTTATTCTGTTTGTGAAAAAACAAATTACTCAGAAAGACAAATTAGAGTAGCATTCGGGGTTATAAAATCATCACTTTTTGAAGCAACTGATCATGCTGGAATTCCTAATTTTATTACAATTCAGATGACTAATATACTAAGCACAAAGATAGATTTTCCAAGAGATATACGCATTGGAGATCAGTTTAGAGTTATTTATGAATTACAAATGTATAATGGTCTCTACTTAGGATCAGGTAAAGTGTTAGCTTTGGAATTTAAAAGCAACGATAGAATGCATAATGCTATATGGTTTGATGATGATAGAAAAATTGAAGGAGGATATTATAATTTTAATGGAGATAGCTTAAAAAAAACATTCCTTCGTTCCGCTATAAAATTTAGTCGTATAAGCTCTACTTTTGGAAAAAGAGTACATCCCATAAGAAAAACCATAGTTGATCATAAAGGAGTAGATTATGTTGCTCCAACAGGTACTCCTATATATGCAACAGCTGAAGGAGTAGTAGAATTCTCTGGATGGCAAAATGGTTATGGCAAAGTAGTCATTCTAAAACACTTTAATAAATACTCAACCTTATATGCTCACCAAAGCAGAATTGACCCAAAAATACACAAAGGTAAAAAAGTATCACAGGGGCAGTTAATAGGCTACGTTGGCTCTACAGGATGGGCAACAGGTCCTCATTTACATTATGAATTAAGAATAAACAACAAACCTGTTGACCCATTATCTATAAAACTACCAACATCAAAAAAGATAGACGCTTCAATACAAAAGAACTTCAATAGCAAAGTAGAGTTTTACAAAGAACAAATGAGATTCTTAGAAAAATTACAGACAGAATCAATAAAAATTGCCTATAGCAAATAG
- the rpsI gene encoding 30S ribosomal protein S9, with the protein MIGNWNYGTGRRKTSVARVFIKKGTGKITINGKSLDDFFARETGRMIVKQPLVTVGYLDFFDIKANVYGGGETGQAGAVRHGITRALVDYDKELKPSLSNAGFITRDAREVERKKVGLRKARRKKQFSKR; encoded by the coding sequence ATGATAGGGAATTGGAATTATGGAACTGGGCGACGTAAGACTTCTGTTGCCAGAGTTTTTATTAAAAAAGGTACAGGTAAAATCACGATTAATGGCAAATCATTAGATGATTTCTTTGCTCGTGAAACTGGTAGAATGATTGTTAAGCAACCGTTAGTAACTGTTGGGTATCTAGATTTCTTTGATATAAAAGCCAATGTTTATGGTGGCGGAGAAACAGGTCAAGCAGGTGCTGTGCGTCATGGTATTACTAGAGCTTTAGTAGACTATGATAAGGAACTTAAGCCCTCTTTGTCTAATGCTGGATTTATAACTCGTGACGCTAGAGAAGTTGAACGAAAGAAAGTTGGCTTACGAAAAGCACGACGCAAAAAACAATTTAGTAAACGTTAA
- a CDS encoding alpha/beta hydrolase, which yields MEIETSTKPSHTIIWLHGLGANAQDSLDILNNLDIHDLNIRFVCPNAPERHISVNHGLKMRAWYDIKSSVIDENEDISGIEESACIVNDLINKEKSKGIKTSNIILGGFSQGCALALYIGLSRAEKINGIIALSGYLPAQKYLISKLNHHLDLDIFVGHGVNDSVITSSYPKKYIELLRTNGYRNVTFKNYNIEHNICIDELKDVSKKIKEMVTKNY from the coding sequence ATGGAAATAGAAACTAGTACAAAACCATCACATACCATAATATGGCTTCATGGATTAGGAGCGAATGCACAAGATAGTCTAGATATTTTAAATAACCTAGACATTCATGACCTAAATATACGATTTGTATGTCCTAATGCACCTGAAAGGCATATATCAGTAAATCATGGTCTAAAAATGCGAGCGTGGTACGATATAAAATCAAGTGTTATTGATGAAAATGAAGATATTTCTGGAATAGAAGAATCGGCTTGTATTGTGAATGATTTAATAAACAAAGAAAAATCTAAAGGGATTAAAACTAGTAATATTATATTAGGCGGCTTCTCACAAGGTTGTGCACTAGCATTATATATTGGATTAAGTAGAGCCGAAAAAATAAATGGTATAATCGCCCTATCAGGTTACTTACCAGCGCAAAAATATCTAATTAGTAAATTAAATCATCATCTAGACTTGGATATTTTTGTTGGTCATGGCGTAAATGATTCAGTTATTACATCATCTTATCCGAAAAAATATATAGAATTATTAAGAACAAATGGATATAGAAATGTAACATTTAAGAACTACAACATTGAACATAATATTTGCATAGATGAGTTAAAAGATGTAAGCAAAAAGATAAAAGAAATGGTAACCAAGAACTACTAA
- the pmbA gene encoding metalloprotease PmbA yields the protein MNKNKEHFQEIIERSLNSAKKLGASQSCAEISEGKGLSVSVRKGNVETIEKSHDRMLNVVVFDGKKSGSASTSDFSFEALGRTVEAAWHIAKYTANDDAAGLPDKNLLAKESRDFKLYHLWSKSVEEMTSLAKQTEEAAMGFNGSIVNTDGSFASSSQSYSLLGNTFGFFGSRMYSQYGLSVMPIASDNNGNMQRDYWYDSNCNPLNLSDPVYIGKYAAERAIARLSARRIATGNFPVIFEAPVALGLIGSFVQAASGGALYRNASFLTDSLGKNIFSEHIDIIEDPHIDGAMGSTSFDSEGVSTTRRSIVSKGVLNGYFLSSYSARKLGLSTTGNAGGSHNLRMFSSKTKETDDLRSMIKKMNKGLLVTELIGQGINYVTGDYSRGAFGFWVENGEIQHAVEEITIAGNLRDMFKQILLVGSDIISRGTKTTGSVLIENMSIAGI from the coding sequence ATGAATAAAAACAAAGAACATTTTCAAGAGATCATTGAAAGATCATTAAACAGTGCTAAGAAGCTTGGTGCTAGCCAATCATGCGCAGAAATCTCCGAAGGCAAGGGGTTGTCAGTTTCTGTGCGTAAGGGCAATGTAGAAACTATAGAAAAGTCACATGACAGGATGTTAAATGTAGTGGTTTTCGATGGAAAGAAGAGTGGATCAGCATCTACCTCCGATTTTTCTTTTGAGGCTTTAGGCAGAACAGTAGAGGCTGCTTGGCATATAGCAAAATATACTGCTAATGATGATGCTGCTGGTCTTCCTGATAAGAATTTATTAGCAAAAGAATCTAGAGATTTTAAGTTATATCATTTATGGTCCAAGTCTGTAGAAGAAATGACGTCTCTTGCTAAGCAAACAGAAGAAGCAGCTATGGGTTTTAATGGTAGTATAGTCAATACTGATGGATCATTTGCTAGCTCAAGCCAAAGTTATTCTTTATTAGGTAACACATTTGGATTTTTTGGTAGCAGAATGTATTCTCAGTATGGTTTGTCAGTTATGCCAATTGCTAGCGATAATAATGGCAATATGCAAAGAGATTATTGGTATGACTCTAACTGTAATCCGTTGAACTTGTCTGATCCAGTATATATTGGAAAATATGCTGCTGAACGTGCCATAGCCAGATTGTCTGCTCGTCGTATAGCCACAGGGAACTTCCCTGTTATTTTTGAAGCACCAGTAGCTTTAGGACTGATAGGTTCTTTTGTTCAAGCAGCTAGTGGTGGAGCTTTATATAGAAATGCTAGTTTTTTAACAGATTCTTTGGGCAAGAATATTTTTTCCGAGCATATAGATATTATAGAAGATCCTCATATAGATGGAGCTATGGGCAGTACATCTTTTGACTCTGAGGGTGTATCTACAACAAGGCGTTCTATTGTCTCAAAAGGTGTTCTTAATGGTTATTTTTTATCTTCTTACTCAGCTAGAAAATTAGGTTTATCTACCACTGGAAATGCAGGTGGATCTCATAATCTCCGTATGTTTTCTTCGAAAACAAAAGAAACGGATGATTTGAGATCGATGATAAAAAAAATGAACAAAGGTTTATTAGTAACTGAATTGATAGGTCAAGGCATTAATTATGTTACAGGGGATTATTCAAGAGGGGCCTTTGGATTCTGGGTAGAAAATGGTGAAATACAGCATGCAGTAGAGGAGATAACAATTGCTGGGAATTTAAGGGATATGTTTAAACAAATTCTTCTAGTTGGCTCTGATATAATTTCGAGAGGTACCAAAACAACAGGTTCAGTTTTGATAGAAAATATGTCAATTGCTGGCATATAA
- the argC gene encoding N-acetyl-gamma-glutamyl-phosphate reductase, translated as MHNYFNKKIKVGIVGGTGYTGVELLRILIQHPNVDLTVITSRKESGLYVSDLYPNLRNHISLKFSSLDNPDLMNCDVVFFATPHGVAMSQARDLLKSGVKIIDLAADFRIKDIDVFEKWYKIEHSCPDILKTSEYGLVELNRSNIVKSNVIGNPGCYPTTVILGLIPLLDQSIPLIDVDDIVADCKSGVSGSGKKLEASGLFSESSDNFKAYSVSGHRHHPEIVSQIEKISGKKVNLTFVPHLVPMIRGMFSTIYVKILPHALDIDFQELFVKRYGSEPFIDIMPYGSLPETRSVRSSNNLRIAIYRPGNKDRLIILVTQDNLVKGAAGQAVQNMNLIFNIKETIGLESIAILP; from the coding sequence ATGCACAATTATTTCAATAAAAAAATTAAAGTTGGTATAGTTGGTGGTACTGGTTATACTGGTGTAGAGTTGTTGCGTATATTAATACAACATCCTAATGTAGATTTAACAGTGATAACATCAAGAAAAGAATCAGGGTTATATGTTTCAGATTTATATCCTAATTTGCGAAACCATATTAGCCTTAAGTTTTCTTCATTAGACAATCCAGATCTAATGAATTGTGATGTTGTTTTTTTTGCAACTCCTCACGGCGTTGCTATGTCTCAAGCCAGAGATCTTTTAAAATCCGGGGTTAAAATCATAGATTTAGCTGCTGATTTTCGTATTAAAGATATAGATGTCTTTGAAAAATGGTATAAAATTGAGCACTCTTGCCCAGATATTTTGAAGACTTCAGAATATGGTTTAGTAGAATTAAATCGATCAAATATCGTTAAATCTAATGTAATTGGAAATCCAGGATGTTATCCTACTACTGTTATATTGGGATTGATACCATTACTAGATCAATCCATTCCGCTGATAGATGTAGATGATATAGTAGCCGATTGTAAATCAGGGGTGTCTGGCTCTGGAAAGAAATTAGAAGCCTCTGGATTATTTTCTGAGTCATCAGATAATTTTAAAGCATACAGCGTTTCTGGTCATCGTCATCATCCTGAAATTGTATCTCAGATAGAAAAAATATCAGGGAAGAAAGTTAATTTAACATTTGTTCCTCATTTGGTTCCAATGATTAGGGGTATGTTCTCTACAATATATGTAAAAATACTTCCACATGCTTTAGATATAGATTTTCAGGAATTATTTGTTAAGCGTTATGGATCTGAGCCATTTATAGATATTATGCCTTATGGATCTTTGCCAGAAACACGATCAGTTCGTTCTTCTAATAATCTTAGAATTGCTATTTATCGCCCAGGTAATAAAGATAGATTAATTATACTAGTCACACAAGATAATTTAGTCAAAGGAGCTGCAGGCCAGGCTGTGCAAAACATGAATTTAATTTTTAATATTAAAGAAACTATTGGCTTAGAATCTATAGCTATTTTGCCTTAG